A stretch of DNA from Candidatus Baltobacteraceae bacterium:
TATTTATCCCTTCGTTTCAGCGCGGACTCGTCTGGCAAAAAACGAAGCGCGCGGAGTTGATACAGTCGGTTCGTGAGTCATTGCCGATTGGGTCCCTTCTCATGTACTACGCTGGGATTCGCGACAACAAGCCCACGTATGAACTCGTAGACGGCTTGCAAAGGTCAACAAGTCT
This window harbors:
- a CDS encoding DUF262 domain-containing protein produces the protein MIGTDTAESPRNEVKVQVWTVRELVDALNGIGEKGIFIPSFQRGLVWQKTKRAELIQSVRESLPIGSLLMYYAGIRDNKPTYELVDGLQRSTSL